A genome region from Maridesulfovibrio salexigens DSM 2638 includes the following:
- a CDS encoding MarR family winged helix-turn-helix transcriptional regulator — protein sequence MLDKLNHAVIEFYEKLSSWEHDVVREKGLTLPQMHTLEVLGIHKAMRMKELAQRMGITTGTLTVLVDRLEDKEFVCRKPHQTDRRSIIVELTGSGQEMFKEHDRLHLRLIEELTSEFSEEEKVILLGCIEKMNGAF from the coding sequence GTGCTCGATAAGCTCAACCATGCGGTGATTGAATTTTACGAAAAGCTTTCTTCGTGGGAGCATGATGTAGTCCGTGAAAAAGGACTGACCCTGCCCCAGATGCATACTCTTGAGGTGCTTGGCATTCATAAGGCTATGCGTATGAAGGAACTGGCCCAGCGTATGGGTATAACCACCGGGACTTTGACTGTGCTGGTTGATCGCCTTGAGGATAAAGAGTTTGTCTGCCGCAAGCCGCACCAGACCGATCGCCGCTCCATCATTGTTGAACTTACCGGGAGTGGACAGGAAATGTTCAAAGAGCATGACCGCCTTCACTTACGGCTCATTGAAGAGTTAACTTCTGAATTTTCTGAAGAGGAAAAAGTGATTCTGCTCGGCTGCATTGAGAAGATGAATGGAGCTTTTTAG
- a CDS encoding sulfite exporter TauE/SafE family protein, with translation MDFDSIFLVAMQSSLFLGLIHGINPCGHSWLVLAPFVYGEKNGKRVFSLTSAFILGTTLACLGIGLTLGSISLTIPDSLTYIVDIITVVILVILGAILIIKPELLHSHDHDHDHDHGEHGHHDHHDHDHHHDHDHSHSHHSCGCSCSHGKTALRSVTFWGLFSIGFVNMIVPCPTVAIMYKYALDSGSVFKGTAVFASYAVGTGIALAAVIYAIYRAASFVRTLEQDWVEPLVMRTAGVMTIAFAVYSYTTI, from the coding sequence ACCCTTGCGGTCATTCATGGCTGGTGCTGGCTCCTTTTGTTTACGGAGAGAAGAATGGCAAGCGGGTCTTCTCATTGACCAGTGCGTTTATTTTGGGGACGACTCTCGCCTGTCTCGGTATCGGGCTTACTCTGGGGTCTATATCCTTGACCATCCCTGACTCGCTGACATACATCGTGGACATCATAACCGTGGTGATTCTGGTGATTCTGGGGGCAATCCTGATTATCAAGCCGGAACTGCTGCATAGCCATGACCATGACCACGATCATGATCACGGGGAACATGGCCATCATGACCACCATGACCATGACCATCACCACGACCATGATCACAGTCATTCCCATCACAGTTGCGGATGTTCATGCAGTCACGGAAAAACAGCCTTAAGAAGCGTTACCTTTTGGGGACTTTTTTCCATCGGGTTTGTGAATATGATTGTGCCGTGCCCTACTGTAGCAATCATGTATAAGTACGCCCTTGATTCCGGCAGTGTTTTTAAGGGAACTGCGGTGTTCGCCAGCTATGCCGTGGGAACAGGCATTGCGCTTGCGGCAGTGATCTATGCCATTTACCGGGCGGCATCATTTGTACGCACACTTGAACAGGATTGGGTGGAGCCGCTGGTAATGAGAACAGCCGGGGTGATGACCATAGCGTTCGCGGTTTACAGTTATACAACTATTTAA